Proteins from a genomic interval of Flammeovirgaceae bacterium SG7u.111:
- a CDS encoding metallophosphoesterase encodes MKSLVLSGIIGLLSLDLALGQATEKIEIPSIYSNMMHDKDGKLYIDVNGEKAYEKIEKPFFTLQQAQGTVTGIPLGLFLDFQNPDLNGTLYYGFIPYGDSKHPLPVYFRSSEKVVTGRATIKIKLMGGKYDMIGWEERGQGIIGYRLINDEGKMIYDGRICFEGKGPFKVDETIVEGPFVNKVTPEGATISFTTNRETKGMVTVDGKTFEGEDGQTQHEIDITGLKPGTKYGYKVEYGGIPLEFEFKTAPTPGSRKPFTFAYASDSRNGNGGGERSIYGANAYIMKKIMALGTQNDMAFLQFSGDLINGYLTNPNEMDLQYANWKRSVEPFWHHLPIYVSMGNHEALMRVFSRPDNKGNFLVDRFPFDTESGEAVFNRNFVNPENGPESEDGAAYDPNSRKTDFPSYKENVFYYTYDNVAVIVLNSNYLYSPSHMAIPHTSGGLHAYIMSMQLKWLENTIKDLEKDENIDHIFVTQHTPMFPNGGHVSDDMWYNGDNSYRPYINGKPLAYGIIQRRDQLLNTLVNKSTKVIAVLTGDEHNYARTEISPEMQRYNEDYEPKRIRLKRTIYQINNGAAGAPYYAQEQTPWTPFVSGFTTQNALVLFHVDGKKVTMEVVNPDTLEKFDSLEMR; translated from the coding sequence ATGAAATCACTCGTTCTCTCGGGAATCATTGGTTTGCTTTCCCTTGATTTGGCGCTAGGCCAAGCTACCGAAAAAATAGAGATCCCCTCTATATATAGCAACATGATGCACGATAAAGATGGGAAATTATACATAGACGTAAATGGGGAAAAGGCTTACGAAAAAATTGAAAAACCATTTTTTACTTTGCAACAAGCGCAAGGCACAGTTACGGGTATTCCTTTGGGGCTATTCTTGGACTTCCAAAATCCAGACTTGAACGGCACGCTTTATTATGGATTTATCCCTTACGGAGATTCTAAACACCCACTTCCCGTTTATTTTCGGTCTTCCGAAAAAGTAGTCACTGGCAGAGCGACCATCAAAATAAAATTGATGGGAGGGAAATATGATATGATAGGTTGGGAAGAGAGAGGACAGGGAATCATTGGGTACAGGCTCATTAACGACGAAGGGAAAATGATCTACGACGGAAGGATTTGCTTTGAAGGAAAAGGTCCTTTTAAAGTAGATGAGACCATAGTGGAAGGACCTTTCGTGAACAAAGTAACACCCGAAGGTGCCACTATTTCTTTTACTACCAATAGGGAAACAAAAGGTATGGTAACGGTAGACGGCAAAACATTTGAAGGAGAAGATGGGCAAACCCAACATGAAATTGACATTACCGGCTTGAAGCCCGGTACTAAATATGGCTATAAAGTAGAGTATGGAGGCATTCCCTTAGAGTTTGAATTTAAAACTGCCCCCACCCCTGGCTCTCGCAAGCCTTTTACCTTTGCCTATGCCAGCGACTCTAGAAATGGAAACGGTGGCGGTGAGCGAAGTATCTACGGTGCAAATGCTTATATCATGAAAAAAATAATGGCATTGGGCACGCAAAACGATATGGCATTTTTGCAGTTTTCGGGCGATCTTATCAATGGATACCTTACCAACCCCAACGAAATGGATTTGCAATATGCTAACTGGAAAAGGTCGGTCGAGCCATTTTGGCATCACCTCCCAATATACGTGAGCATGGGAAACCACGAGGCTTTGATGCGCGTGTTTTCCAGACCAGATAACAAAGGCAACTTCCTAGTAGACAGGTTTCCTTTCGACACAGAATCGGGCGAAGCTGTTTTTAACAGAAATTTTGTAAACCCTGAAAATGGTCCAGAAAGTGAAGATGGGGCAGCTTACGATCCCAATAGCCGGAAAACAGATTTTCCTAGTTATAAGGAAAATGTATTCTACTACACCTATGACAATGTTGCAGTTATTGTCCTAAACTCCAACTACCTCTATTCGCCAAGCCATATGGCCATCCCCCATACAAGTGGTGGATTGCATGCTTATATCATGAGCATGCAGTTGAAATGGCTAGAAAATACCATTAAAGACTTGGAGAAGGACGAAAACATAGACCATATTTTTGTGACCCAACATACGCCAATGTTCCCCAACGGAGGCCATGTGAGTGACGATATGTGGTACAATGGCGACAACTCTTACAGGCCTTATATCAATGGAAAACCACTCGCTTACGGCATCATCCAAAGAAGGGACCAGCTGCTGAATACGCTGGTAAACAAAAGTACGAAGGTGATCGCCGTACTGACAGGGGATGAACATAACTATGCCCGAACGGAAATAAGCCCTGAAATGCAGAGGTACAATGAGGATTATGAGCCCAAAAGGATACGATTGAAAAGAACGATTTACCAAATAAACAATGGTGCGGCCGGTGCTCCTTATTATGCCCAAGAACAAACCCCTTGGACGCCGTTTGTTTCTGGTTTTACCACGCAAAACGCTCTGGTACTTTTCCACGTAGATGGCAAAAAAGTCACCATGGAAGTGGTAAACCCCGATACCTTAGAAAAATTTGATAGCCTTGAAATGAGGTAG
- a CDS encoding histidine phosphatase family protein: MKTIYLLRHAKSSWDDPTLNDFDRPLNERGKRDAPFMGKKLKEKGIMPDLIVSSSAKRASKTAKKVAAEIGYPKNKIEFQEEIYEAFTKDLLRLVRGLDDQLQSVMVVGHNPEFTAFSNLLSDIHIYNIPTCGISCISFETETWKDIDPQTGKSLFFDYPKKYL; encoded by the coding sequence ATGAAAACGATCTACCTTTTGCGCCATGCCAAATCGAGTTGGGATGATCCAACGCTCAACGACTTTGACCGACCGCTGAACGAGCGAGGGAAAAGAGATGCGCCTTTTATGGGCAAAAAACTGAAAGAGAAGGGTATAATGCCAGATTTGATTGTTTCCTCATCTGCCAAGAGAGCTAGTAAAACAGCTAAAAAGGTGGCGGCAGAGATCGGGTATCCTAAAAATAAAATAGAATTTCAGGAAGAGATTTACGAGGCGTTCACCAAAGATCTGCTTAGGTTGGTGAGAGGGTTGGACGATCAACTCCAATCGGTGATGGTTGTGGGACATAATCCAGAGTTCACGGCCTTTTCCAATTTGCTATCCGATATTCATATTTACAACATTCCTACTTGCGGTATTTCTTGCATTTCTTTCGAGACTGAAACCTGGAAAGATATAGATCCCCAAACGGGGAAAAGCTTGTTTTTTGATTACCCAAAAAAGTATTTGTAA
- a CDS encoding MFS transporter, with protein MAQKPRLSFWQIWNMSVGFLGVQFGFALQNANASRILQTFGADVEHLSWFWLAAPLTGMIVQPIIGHYSDRTWTKLGRRRPYFLFGALAASIALAFMPNSAMLSHLLAPMYIGAGMLMIMDASFNVAMEPFRALVADLLPADQTTLGFSIQTFLIGIGAVVGSWLPYVMAEWLGVAKVSETGGVPDNVIFSFYVGAIVLVGAILWTVISTKEYPPEVQATFQEGEEVEEESGGLMQIFKDFAKMPTTMKQLGLVQFFSWIALFSMWVFTTPAVAQHHFGLPVTDTSSEAYNDAGNWVGILFGVYNFVAMIYAIFLPTVAKLTSRKMTHAISLGIGGIGMISMYFIQDPNWLIFSMICIGIAWASILAMPYAILAPSLPAKKMGIYMGIFNFFITFPQIMNGIFGGPMVKRLFDSEAIFAIIFAGVAFLVAAVSVVFVKDRVGD; from the coding sequence ATGGCTCAAAAACCACGATTAAGTTTTTGGCAAATTTGGAATATGAGCGTCGGGTTTCTCGGGGTTCAGTTCGGCTTTGCCCTTCAAAATGCGAATGCTAGCAGAATTTTACAAACTTTCGGTGCAGATGTAGAACACCTTTCATGGTTCTGGCTCGCTGCCCCGCTCACGGGGATGATTGTCCAACCTATTATCGGTCACTATTCTGATCGTACCTGGACAAAACTGGGAAGGAGAAGGCCTTATTTCCTTTTTGGAGCGTTGGCAGCTTCCATCGCCTTGGCATTTATGCCCAATTCAGCCATGTTGTCCCATCTTCTGGCGCCCATGTATATAGGAGCAGGCATGCTCATGATTATGGATGCTTCGTTCAATGTGGCCATGGAGCCTTTCCGAGCGTTGGTTGCCGACCTGCTTCCGGCTGATCAAACTACCTTAGGTTTTTCCATCCAAACTTTTTTGATAGGGATAGGGGCTGTGGTCGGGTCATGGTTGCCCTACGTGATGGCCGAATGGCTAGGTGTTGCCAAGGTTTCAGAAACAGGCGGCGTGCCCGACAATGTTATTTTCTCTTTTTATGTAGGTGCAATTGTTTTGGTGGGGGCAATCCTCTGGACGGTAATAAGTACCAAGGAATACCCACCAGAAGTACAGGCAACATTTCAGGAAGGTGAGGAAGTAGAGGAAGAATCAGGTGGCTTGATGCAAATCTTTAAAGACTTTGCCAAGATGCCTACAACTATGAAGCAACTTGGCTTGGTACAGTTTTTCTCATGGATAGCCCTGTTTTCCATGTGGGTATTTACCACGCCTGCCGTGGCGCAACACCACTTCGGCTTGCCTGTGACCGACACCAGCTCCGAAGCTTACAACGATGCTGGAAACTGGGTGGGAATTCTCTTTGGAGTGTACAATTTTGTAGCAATGATCTATGCGATTTTTCTCCCAACAGTTGCCAAACTGACAAGTAGGAAAATGACCCATGCCATCTCTTTGGGTATTGGGGGAATTGGAATGATTTCCATGTACTTCATCCAAGACCCTAACTGGCTTATCTTCTCCATGATTTGTATCGGTATAGCTTGGGCAAGTATTTTGGCTATGCCTTATGCCATTCTTGCTCCTTCATTACCAGCCAAAAAAATGGGGATTTACATGGGTATCTTCAACTTCTTTATCACTTTCCCACAAATAATGAACGGGATATTCGGAGGCCCTATGGTTAAAAGGTTGTTCGATTCGGAAGCTATTTTTGCTATCATATTTGCAGGCGTGGCCTTCTTGGTAGCAGCTGTTTCCGTGGTGTTTGTGAAAGACAGGGTGGGGGATTAA
- a CDS encoding DUF3526 domain-containing protein — MYRLLFRQFVRTKTCQIGLALVLLLGGISIITGKQFLINQAKIADQVVEKQLTHIERNIDLHGDDLPLLLYYLKFTLVHATHPLSGFSIGQRDLNPSVQSVTILTLEGQKYDTDLVNPTKLLYGNLDLSFIIVYVFPLLIIAFTYNLFSEEEESGTWKLVNVMAKSTLAFLVAKLSVRFVLLALVMILLLVVGALVLGISFDGALLLFVMTSLLYLTFWFALCFWLICLKRNSNFNALALLSIWLVLVVLLPAFINSYITTKHPVPEALSTMIKQRDGTHKKWDSNKKETLEAFYKDYPQFASFGFPPEKGFDWGWYYAMQHLGDVESREDSQAMQQKIRLREEMSKQWAQVIPSMHTQLALNNIAGTGLLDHMDFLSHTNEFHEQTRLYFYPKIFSDKDPESVEWDRFKPEYFQVNGKMEWIATLFPLVLSIVFFMGLSFVQIRKK, encoded by the coding sequence ATGTATAGATTACTTTTTCGACAATTTGTAAGAACGAAAACCTGCCAAATAGGCTTGGCGCTTGTGCTGCTTTTGGGAGGCATTAGCATTATTACTGGAAAGCAATTTCTTATCAATCAGGCAAAGATTGCAGACCAAGTGGTTGAAAAGCAGTTGACACACATTGAGCGAAACATAGATTTGCACGGTGACGATCTGCCCCTATTGCTTTATTACCTAAAATTCACCTTGGTACATGCAACGCATCCATTATCTGGGTTTTCTATTGGGCAAAGAGACCTGAACCCAAGTGTGCAATCGGTCACTATCTTGACATTGGAAGGGCAGAAATACGATACCGATCTGGTAAACCCTACAAAACTGTTGTACGGCAACCTTGATCTTAGTTTTATCATCGTGTATGTGTTTCCCTTGCTGATCATTGCCTTTACCTATAACCTATTTTCGGAAGAAGAGGAATCGGGTACGTGGAAGTTGGTAAATGTCATGGCAAAATCAACACTGGCTTTTTTAGTAGCGAAACTTTCGGTTCGCTTTGTGTTATTGGCTTTAGTGATGATACTTTTGCTTGTTGTTGGCGCTCTTGTATTGGGGATTTCTTTTGACGGCGCATTGCTACTATTTGTAATGACCTCGTTGCTGTACCTCACTTTTTGGTTTGCCCTTTGCTTCTGGCTCATTTGCCTAAAGCGTAACTCGAACTTTAACGCACTTGCATTGCTTTCCATCTGGCTAGTTTTGGTGGTATTGCTTCCAGCATTTATCAATAGCTACATCACCACCAAGCATCCTGTCCCCGAAGCCTTGAGTACCATGATTAAGCAGCGAGATGGCACACATAAGAAGTGGGATTCGAACAAGAAAGAGACATTAGAAGCATTTTACAAGGATTACCCACAGTTTGCCAGCTTTGGCTTCCCTCCCGAAAAAGGGTTTGATTGGGGTTGGTACTATGCCATGCAGCACTTGGGCGATGTAGAATCGAGGGAAGATAGCCAAGCCATGCAGCAAAAGATACGATTGCGAGAAGAGATGAGTAAGCAATGGGCACAGGTAATCCCTTCAATGCATACCCAGTTGGCGCTGAACAATATTGCCGGAACGGGTCTGCTTGACCACATGGATTTCTTGTCTCATACCAATGAATTTCATGAACAAACCCGTTTGTATTTTTATCCAAAAATATTCTCTGACAAAGATCCAGAAAGTGTGGAGTGGGACCGTTTCAAACCAGAATATTTTCAGGTGAATGGAAAGATGGAATGGATAGCTACACTATTTCCTTTAGTGCTTTCAATAGTGTTTTTTATGGGTTTGTCATTTGTACAAATTAGGAAAAAATAG
- a CDS encoding DUF3526 domain-containing protein: MRKEILFLIAKQFWASAFKSKAIYFLLGLMVLLLLYAAYGGIQYHDQNHFRENHQQMARESWEANPDKHPHRMAHFGTFAFRMKHPLSTFDFGIESFTGNVVFLEAHKQNMVNFSEASFSTSLIRFGELSMAMVLQTILPLIIFFIGYTAVVADRENGTLKILLIQGATWKEILYGKAIGLFSISSLFYLPFALIMVLILITDGHSTSDDWIRLFIVLLTYLLYLAILAMLTMIVSVSSQSSKNALVKLLGLWLLFVVVLPRASQAVGSYFHPTPTKLEFKGAIEEEVIQFGDSHDPNDPYFTAIRDSVLKVHNVQSIDSLPFNYGGFQMSVGEKISAEIYKSHHGELLNQYRKQNQWTKLLALVNPYLGVKNLSMTLCGTDLESYVGFQHQAEDYRYNLAQTMNELQVKYIKANVSSSEGAVNVVDSKEWESFPNFSYEYPTVGPALQNELIAIVSIACWMLFSVGMMNYWSNKASAL, from the coding sequence ATGAGAAAAGAAATCCTTTTTTTGATCGCTAAGCAATTTTGGGCTAGCGCGTTTAAGTCCAAAGCAATCTATTTTTTGCTAGGGCTAATGGTATTGCTATTGCTGTATGCCGCCTATGGTGGCATACAGTACCATGACCAAAACCACTTTCGGGAAAACCACCAGCAAATGGCACGGGAAAGTTGGGAGGCAAACCCAGACAAGCACCCTCACAGGATGGCGCATTTTGGCACGTTTGCTTTCCGTATGAAGCACCCTCTCAGCACATTCGACTTCGGTATAGAAAGCTTTACAGGAAATGTGGTATTTCTGGAAGCCCACAAGCAAAACATGGTCAATTTTTCAGAAGCTAGCTTTTCCACAAGCCTCATTCGTTTTGGAGAGCTAAGCATGGCCATGGTTTTACAAACTATCTTGCCACTGATCATCTTTTTTATTGGCTACACAGCCGTCGTGGCAGACCGAGAAAATGGTACGTTAAAGATTTTACTCATCCAAGGAGCTACGTGGAAGGAAATACTTTATGGAAAAGCGATAGGATTGTTCAGTATTTCCTCCTTGTTCTACTTGCCTTTTGCCTTGATTATGGTGTTGATACTGATAACAGATGGGCATTCCACTAGCGATGATTGGATTCGACTATTCATTGTGCTACTTACGTATTTGCTCTACCTTGCAATACTCGCCATGCTCACGATGATTGTTTCTGTGAGCAGCCAATCATCTAAAAATGCGTTGGTAAAATTATTAGGTCTGTGGCTGTTGTTTGTGGTAGTGCTGCCTAGGGCGTCCCAAGCAGTCGGGTCTTATTTTCACCCCACACCCACTAAGTTGGAGTTCAAAGGGGCTATTGAAGAAGAAGTCATTCAGTTTGGCGATAGCCACGACCCCAACGATCCCTATTTCACAGCAATTCGCGACTCAGTCCTAAAAGTTCACAATGTCCAATCTATAGACTCATTGCCTTTCAACTATGGTGGATTTCAGATGTCTGTGGGAGAAAAAATCAGTGCCGAAATTTACAAAAGTCACCACGGTGAACTTCTGAACCAATACCGGAAGCAAAACCAATGGACGAAATTACTAGCATTGGTCAACCCCTACTTAGGGGTAAAAAACCTATCCATGACACTTTGCGGAACAGATTTAGAGTCTTATGTGGGCTTTCAGCACCAGGCAGAAGACTACCGATACAACCTAGCGCAAACTATGAATGAGCTTCAGGTAAAGTATATAAAGGCAAATGTATCTAGTTCTGAAGGTGCAGTCAATGTGGTGGACAGCAAAGAATGGGAGTCTTTTCCCAATTTTTCGTACGAATACCCAACAGTTGGCCCAGCACTTCAAAATGAGCTGATTGCTATCGTGTCCATCGCATGTTGGATGCTGTTCTCCGTAGGAATGATGAATTATTGGTCTAACAAAGCAAGCGCACTTTAA
- a CDS encoding TonB-dependent receptor, which translates to MKIKHLLSILFLLTFIQSNAQISVTGSVSSKKNEVLPGVSVSLTKNGKAEGGITNADGKFNISFQSAGTYNVELRYIGFKSHSLVLEVEENNSYDLGEIKLVEEFRQLQSVEIIGREREDYNSDYSFSASKVAIKNREMPQAISTVTKEFISDRQAFQLADAVTAVSSVTSTGNYNHFNIRGITQAEDGQVINGMRTRQYYFLQPITSHIERVEVIKGPSSVTFSSVDPGGTVNMVTKKPLAEARNEVSITGGSFGTIRGAADFTGPLNEEKTLLYRLNAAFQEARSFRDLVQNNALLISPSISYLPNSSTALNAELIYSSGVGNLDRGQPIFGRINGEFDLNSTPTSMNVGASNDYYKSKELTMMANFSKSFGEKIEFNASYMKQTWTEDLVEHRTENRAAVDIDGNAIPTLAAMRYVEREQYWDTDNFNAFFNVGLGGDRIKNTVLVGYDGSRWERTIGGGQNSARRYLKNDGTAASYNPENAADFQMMEVDGVTMPVPNVPHFDLVNQFNGIRETKDYVIGEFGIPANLTTTHGVYIQNQFKLGKFSALLNLRYEWFSDIFDYKNDEEEFKNEAFIPRIGLTYELSKSLSAYATYLEGFQPQTNTVSLSPATEGFFWSASPGDFDPLLSDLKELGLKGEFFNGKVQGNLALFEITQKNVLIGDTYDLENLTARGEQRSRGFEWDVSGYILQNLQVVASYAYTDAVIVEDEEVALIGERIGGAPKHSANFWGRYDLLTGTLRGLGIGLGMQYRGDKYSWYSYSSNDRLLLPAYTVFDGALYYKPVNSDIQLILKVNNITDKTYWSGALNQFRLAPGAPRNLLMTITYKF; encoded by the coding sequence ATGAAAATCAAACATTTACTCTCTATACTATTCCTACTTACTTTTATTCAATCAAATGCTCAGATCAGCGTAACTGGTAGCGTATCAAGCAAAAAAAATGAGGTATTGCCCGGTGTTTCTGTTTCACTTACAAAAAATGGCAAGGCAGAAGGAGGCATCACCAATGCGGATGGAAAGTTTAATATATCGTTCCAAAGTGCTGGAACGTACAATGTAGAATTAAGATATATAGGTTTCAAATCGCACTCGCTAGTGCTTGAAGTAGAAGAAAACAACTCTTATGATTTGGGCGAAATCAAATTAGTTGAAGAATTTAGGCAATTGCAGTCAGTGGAGATAATTGGACGTGAAAGAGAGGATTATAACAGTGATTACTCTTTTTCTGCTTCAAAAGTGGCCATCAAAAACAGAGAAATGCCACAAGCCATCTCAACAGTTACCAAAGAGTTTATCAGCGATAGGCAAGCCTTTCAATTGGCAGATGCCGTAACGGCAGTGAGTAGCGTAACTTCAACAGGAAACTACAATCACTTTAACATTCGCGGAATCACACAAGCAGAAGATGGGCAGGTTATCAACGGAATGCGCACGAGGCAGTATTACTTCCTTCAACCTATTACCTCGCACATAGAGCGGGTGGAAGTGATCAAAGGACCTTCTTCAGTTACATTTTCCAGTGTAGACCCGGGAGGTACGGTAAACATGGTCACCAAAAAGCCTTTGGCAGAAGCTAGGAACGAAGTATCTATCACCGGAGGAAGTTTTGGAACTATAAGAGGCGCTGCAGATTTTACAGGGCCACTAAATGAAGAAAAGACCTTACTCTATAGACTCAATGCAGCTTTTCAAGAAGCACGGTCTTTTCGAGACTTAGTTCAAAATAATGCGCTCTTAATTAGCCCTTCTATCAGTTATTTACCTAATAGCTCCACAGCATTGAATGCAGAACTTATATACAGCAGCGGTGTGGGCAATTTGGACAGGGGGCAGCCCATCTTTGGGAGGATCAACGGTGAGTTTGATTTGAACAGCACTCCTACTTCTATGAACGTGGGCGCTTCCAACGACTACTACAAGTCAAAGGAACTGACCATGATGGCTAATTTCTCAAAATCCTTTGGAGAGAAGATCGAGTTCAATGCGTCTTATATGAAACAGACTTGGACGGAAGACTTGGTAGAGCACAGAACGGAAAACAGGGCAGCGGTTGACATTGATGGAAATGCTATACCAACATTGGCAGCTATGCGGTACGTAGAGCGTGAACAATATTGGGATACAGATAATTTCAATGCCTTTTTCAATGTAGGCCTCGGTGGCGATCGTATAAAAAACACAGTGTTGGTTGGATACGATGGAAGTAGATGGGAACGCACGATTGGTGGTGGGCAAAACTCGGCTCGCAGGTATTTGAAGAATGATGGAACGGCTGCTTCATACAACCCTGAAAATGCCGCTGATTTCCAGATGATGGAAGTAGACGGCGTTACAATGCCCGTTCCTAATGTCCCCCACTTCGATTTGGTGAATCAATTCAATGGTATCCGGGAAACAAAAGATTACGTGATTGGTGAATTTGGAATACCAGCCAACTTGACCACTACACATGGCGTGTATATTCAAAACCAGTTTAAACTAGGGAAGTTTTCAGCTTTGCTAAACCTTAGGTATGAGTGGTTTTCAGATATCTTTGATTACAAAAACGATGAAGAAGAGTTTAAGAACGAGGCATTTATCCCCAGAATTGGCTTGACCTATGAGTTGTCAAAAAGCCTGAGCGCGTATGCTACCTATCTGGAAGGTTTTCAACCTCAGACAAATACCGTAAGCCTTTCACCTGCTACCGAAGGATTCTTCTGGTCTGCTTCCCCGGGCGATTTTGACCCATTGCTAAGCGACTTGAAAGAATTAGGGCTAAAAGGAGAGTTCTTTAATGGCAAAGTACAAGGAAACTTAGCCCTGTTCGAGATTACCCAAAAAAATGTATTGATTGGAGATACCTACGATTTGGAAAACCTAACTGCCAGAGGCGAGCAACGAAGCAGAGGCTTTGAGTGGGACGTGTCTGGATATATTTTACAAAACCTACAAGTAGTTGCTTCTTATGCCTACACCGATGCAGTGATAGTAGAAGATGAAGAAGTAGCGCTTATTGGCGAACGGATTGGCGGTGCGCCAAAGCATAGCGCCAACTTCTGGGGAAGGTACGATCTTTTAACCGGCACATTGAGAGGGTTAGGCATTGGATTGGGCATGCAATACAGAGGAGATAAATATTCTTGGTATTCGTATTCTTCTAATGACCGATTGCTTTTGCCAGCATACACCGTTTTTGATGGAGCCTTGTACTACAAACCTGTGAATTCCGATATCCAGCTCATCCTAAAAGTGAACAATATCACCGATAAGACTTATTGGTCTGGGGCATTGAACCAGTTTAGGTTAGCACCGGGAGCACCCAGAAACCTACTCATGACAATTACTTATAAGTTCTGA
- a CDS encoding ABC transporter ATP-binding protein yields the protein MLEAINLSKKYEEQFALEDLSLTIAPGEVYCLLGQNGAGKTTTINLFLGLIKPSGGKALINGVEVKPAGKTQSMIAYIPEVVQLYGNMNGIENLEFFSKLAGFSHTKNELIGLLHKVGLKEEAHTKRLSSYSKGMRQKVGIAIALSKNAQVIFMDEPTSGLDPKATDEFTTICKELAAEGKSILMATHDIFNAVNVGTRIGIMKEGKLVYSTETSNINASELQELYLKSI from the coding sequence ATGCTAGAAGCAATTAATCTATCTAAAAAGTACGAGGAGCAGTTTGCATTGGAAGATTTAAGTCTAACCATTGCCCCTGGCGAGGTCTATTGCCTGTTGGGGCAAAATGGAGCGGGCAAGACCACTACTATCAATTTGTTCCTTGGGCTCATCAAGCCATCGGGCGGCAAGGCCCTTATTAATGGAGTAGAGGTAAAACCTGCTGGAAAGACCCAGTCCATGATTGCTTACATCCCGGAAGTGGTGCAGCTCTATGGGAATATGAATGGAATTGAGAACCTAGAATTCTTCAGCAAGCTTGCCGGGTTTAGCCATACCAAAAATGAGCTTATTGGCCTCCTCCACAAGGTGGGGCTGAAAGAAGAGGCACACACCAAAAGGCTTTCGTCTTATTCAAAAGGAATGCGCCAAAAGGTAGGCATTGCCATTGCACTTTCTAAAAATGCGCAGGTCATTTTCATGGATGAACCTACCTCAGGCCTGGACCCAAAAGCTACAGATGAGTTTACCACTATCTGCAAAGAACTTGCGGCAGAGGGCAAATCTATTTTAATGGCCACACATGATATTTTCAATGCCGTGAATGTGGGTACACGGATAGGGATAATGAAAGAAGGAAAGCTGGTTTATTCTACCGAAACCTCCAACATCAATGCAAGCGAATTACAAGAATTATATCTAAAATCTATTTAA
- a CDS encoding sodium ion-translocating decarboxylase subunit beta: MDILENLYKMTAFSDIVANPGSILMLLIAFVLLYLGIGKKFEPLLLIPIGFGVLLANFPGGQMGVIPSDDANNIMHMTLIEIAKDYGIMNFLYYALIKTGFLPPIIFMGVGALTDFGPMLRNLRLAMFGAAAQIGIFSVLLAAIGLGFTLKEAASLGIIGGADGPTAIFTTIKLAPHLLGPIAIAAYSYMALVPVIIPLVVKFTMSKSELTINMRQQDKLYPSAKPIKNLRMVKIIFPILLTTVVALLVPSSVPLLGMLLFGNLVKEIGTDTERLFEAASKTIMNAATIFLGLTVGATMTATSFLNPKTLMIIVGGFLAFAISIAGGIFAVKIYNLFAKKKINPLIGATGLSAVPMASRVANEIALKHDPKNHLLQYAMASNISGVIGSAVAAGVLISFLG; the protein is encoded by the coding sequence ATGGACATATTAGAGAACTTGTATAAAATGACCGCTTTTAGCGACATCGTAGCCAACCCAGGCTCTATTCTGATGTTGCTGATAGCCTTCGTTTTGCTTTATTTGGGCATAGGCAAAAAGTTTGAACCTTTGCTCCTGATCCCCATTGGGTTTGGGGTGTTGCTAGCCAACTTCCCAGGCGGGCAGATGGGTGTTATCCCTTCGGACGATGCCAACAATATTATGCACATGACCTTGATAGAAATAGCCAAGGACTATGGCATCATGAACTTTTTATACTACGCCCTCATCAAAACAGGCTTCCTCCCTCCCATCATTTTTATGGGCGTGGGTGCGCTTACTGATTTTGGTCCCATGCTCAGAAACTTGCGCTTGGCTATGTTTGGCGCAGCGGCCCAGATCGGGATTTTCTCCGTGTTGCTTGCAGCTATTGGCTTGGGCTTCACACTCAAAGAAGCGGCTTCGCTGGGAATTATTGGCGGTGCTGATGGACCAACGGCTATTTTTACCACCATCAAGCTTGCCCCGCATTTGCTAGGGCCTATTGCCATAGCAGCTTATTCGTACATGGCACTTGTGCCAGTGATCATCCCTTTGGTAGTGAAGTTTACCATGAGCAAGTCGGAGCTTACGATCAACATGCGTCAGCAAGATAAGCTGTACCCTTCTGCCAAACCGATCAAAAACTTGAGAATGGTGAAGATCATCTTCCCTATTTTGCTCACCACAGTAGTAGCGCTTTTAGTGCCTTCTTCTGTTCCTTTACTAGGAATGTTGCTTTTCGGAAACTTGGTGAAGGAAATTGGAACAGATACCGAGCGTTTGTTCGAAGCTGCATCAAAAACTATCATGAATGCAGCGACTATTTTCTTAGGATTGACCGTTGGCGCAACCATGACAGCGACCTCTTTCCTCAACCCTAAAACGCTCATGATCATTGTTGGAGGATTTTTGGCTTTCGCCATTTCTATAGCAGGCGGTATTTTCGCAGTCAAGATTTATAACCTTTTTGCCAAGAAAAAAATCAATCCATTGATTGGCGCAACTGGCTTGAGTGCCGTACCTATGGCATCACGAGTAGCTAATGAAATAGCCTTAAAGCACGACCCAAAAAACCACCTGTTGCAATACGCCATGGCCAGTAACATCTCCGGTGTAATTGGCTCGGCAGTAGCCGCTGGGGTATTGATTTCTTTTTTGGGATAA